A part of Maniola jurtina chromosome 19, ilManJurt1.1, whole genome shotgun sequence genomic DNA contains:
- the LOC123875051 gene encoding dynein axonemal assembly factor 10 → MMDNEDTPQIITHIEHNLNHCLFDCKWVPCSAKFVVIGSLPKGTGTLEIFEITSGELRKVKEIERPVSFKCGTFGASSDVERRLATGDFKGTLEIWDLEKSCQVYITKEHTDIINSIDGMGGNIVNCGAPEIVTGSRDGTVKVWDPRQRGKPVANMQPAQGETRRDCWAVGFGNSFNDAERIVVAGYDNGDLKMFDLRTMSLRWECNLKNGVCFAEFDRKDIPMNKLVATTLEGKFHVFDVRTQNPSKGFAQVLDNSSKSGTIWVARHLPQNRDIFITCAGNGHVSLWKYEYPEQRFHVDSKGVAVGVPGKLNRLQRMVISSQPINALEWNRDHLGLAVATSYDQYVRVLVTTKLNLQ, encoded by the exons atgaTGGATAACGAAGATACGCCTCAAATAATAACCCATATAGAGCACAACCTAAACCACTGTTTATTTGATTGCAAATGGGTTCCGTGCTCGGCAAAGTTTGTTGTTATTGGTTCGTTGCCCAAAGGGACCGGCACTTtggaaatatttgaaattacTTCCGGGGAACTTAGGAAAGTGAAGGAAATCGAGAGGCCTGTTTCGTTCAAATGCGGCACATTCGGGGCAAGCAGCGATGTGGAAAGGCGTCTTGCAACGGGCGATTTTAAGGGTACCTTAGAAATTTG GGATTTAGAGAAAAGTTGCCAGGTGTACATTACTAAAGAGCATACTGATATTATTAACTCAATTGACGGAATGGGTGGGAACATTGTTAATTGTGGAGCCCCAGAAATTGTCACTGGGAGTAGAGATG GTACAGTAAAAGTTTGGGACCCACGGCAAAGAGGGAAACCAGTGGCTAACATGCAACCAGCGCAAGGTGAAACACGACGCGACTGCTGGGCCGTGGGCTTCGGTAACTCGTTCAATGATGCGGAGAGAATCGTCGTGGCTGGCTATGATAACGGGGATCTGAAAATGTTTGATCTACGAACTATGTCGCTTAGATGGGAGTGTAATTTGAAAAATGGG GTTTGCTTTGCTGAATTCGATCGTAAAGATATTCCAATGAATAAATTGGTAGCAACAACACTAGAAGGCAAATTCCATGTGTTTGATGTGAGGACACAAAATCCTTCTAAAGGATTTGCTCAG gttCTAGACAATTCTTCAAAAAGTGGTACAATATGGGTGGCGCGACATCTCCCTCAGAATAGAGACATATTTATTACATGCGCCGGCAATGGGCATGTGTCGCTATGGAAATA cgAGTATCCGGAGCAAAGGTTCCATGTAGACTCAAAAGGTGTCGCAGTGGGCGTACCGGGCAAGCTGAACCGACTGCAGAGAATGGTGATCAGCTCTCAGCCCATCAACGCGCTGGAGTGGAACCGCGATCACCTCGGCCTGGCCGTGGCCACATCCTACGACCAATACGTCCGCGTGCTTGTCACCACTAAACTTAACTTGCAATGA